A stretch of Babesia bigemina genome assembly Bbig001, chromosome : III DNA encodes these proteins:
- a CDS encoding ThiF family protein, putative — MILFPPVVRRVDNVTAPPTLLSLTLRLWVATAVISAVHAGRWNRRPFEKQLSAHFGGGRLCSINHRSCKDVPAAPGCPPRQLEQIKQNDGYNSRFSRVSMVVSDEGVESLRQSRVLLVGASKVSSEIITHLLRSGVGAVEIWDAESGRSKDVVSQALLLQPDANLKLLEKEPDYDKLCHHAVIFVDQSVHKAIEVNKVARNKKKFIYVTSIGVYGLVLSDFGDQHRVQATSDMQNAEHQATLSTGGEHSAIDVSADKDILQYAPGDIIRISLPKYLMHDNEGDAIDTDRLIIDTQVLKVEPISDQAIKIFINADTRGWPKCGFYVRKLHTPTTFRFVALGNLVKGLFGTKPGLWESFLRLFRENTISPARLVIAPAEENAFNEKVAAVAAALMAAQGSRTQPTGDNEEVNDTWFAESCKMLYPNVDERVIKTFSTLRHIEAPAIVTLLGSLAAQEAIKGLTSMFTPADVIVVDRSDIFPKNGVGISIGDAKAHIQLPNKCGYLLVGAGALGCEYLKMLARMGVEHVTVLDDDVVDVSNLTRQNLFTLADVGSNKAEAAVKNLQRITNRSLPNYTPKGIAFTEKFRMASNSSVKNTIFLSAVDNIHARLLMDNYAVENSHIFVEAGIHGMQCSTFISVPYFTETYSSTVGSEASLDAGASCSVKGVPKTIEDAVFYAIELYSWLFKEQHDVFYKFYINPLGTIRSALQLGEKHFVNVIESIVGNSQLLSSTITPHEWASKAYAAHFKLDLPLKKMLIDAMANVKRRAMRSVRLCPRRQLDYPNTLMKSAVSIIESHFKAMKIPINDRKFIMCVDAVKRLFADVGVTKLLRQEGKLELQPLSFNENDGSDRMYLFAASNMRAYNFGIGQKDMSTIVKMAKRIVPAISTTVGIAASMAMLEVYKAIPLIDDVPVKDGQVPWGMLSKETIKESNISYAKSDGHLWFAVDHNSSGLLALSKIVASLRLVDYQRNKNIQHGLRNHFFNLSIMKYIANHANFPELSEVSSEMALLKGVVFSAWDYITIQKMAVAPTLTNAIRLPIEEKEHRKLTLGDLVFLVEKLFDAKSDAVYGFGTFVTLSEGNLHESVQDVFHIRDASVLRVIARDSKTQQPTDLPHIIYRP; from the exons ATGATTCTGTTTCCGCCAGTTGTAAGGCGTGTAGATAACGTAACAGCGCCGCCAACCTTGTTATCTCTAACTTTGAGGTTATGGGTTGCAACAGCCGTCATTTCGGCGGTCCATGCCGGTAGATGGAACAGAAGACCGTTTGAAAAACAGTTGTCAGCCCATTTCGGCGGGGGAAGGTTGTGTAGCATCAATCATCGCAGTTGCAAAGATGTACCGGCCGCTCCGGGGTGTCCACCGCGTCAATTGGAGCAAATCAAACAAAATGACGGGTACAATAGCAGATTCTCAAGAGTCTCTATGGTTGTCAGCGACGAAGGGGTGGAATCACTTCGTCAATCAAGGGTACTGCTGGTCGGAGCCTCCAAAGTTTCTTCAGAGATCATTACACACCTTCTCAGGTCAGGTGTAGGTGCCGTGGAGATTTGGGACGCCGAATCCGGGCGCTCTAAAGATGTAGTATCACAGGCGTTACTCTTACAACCTGATGCAAACTTGAAACTACTGGAGAAGGAGCCTGATTATGATAAGTTGTGCCACCATGCAGTTATCTTTGTGGACCAGTCCGTACACAAGGCAATAGAGGTAAACAAAGTTGCAAGGAACAAAAAGAAGTTCATATACGTGACTTCAATAGGTGTGTATGGCCTAGTGCTGTCTGATtttggtgaccaacaccGAGTTCAGGCAACCTCGGACATGCAAAATGCAGAGCATCAAGCCACCTTGTCTACCGGCGGCGAACACTCTGCCATAGACGTATCGGCAGATAAGGATATATTGCAGTATGCGCCAGGTGATATTATACGCATATCCTTGCCAAAGTATCTCATGCATGACAATGAAGGCGACGCCATCGACACGGACAGGCTTATTATTGACACCCAGGTACTTAAGGTAGAACCGATCAGCGATCAAGCTATTAAAATTTTCATTAATGCGGATACAAGGGGGTGGCCCAAATGTGGATTCTACGTTCGAAAGCTGCATACGCCAACCACCTTTCGATTCGTTGCATTGGGGAACTTGGTTAAAGGATTGTTCGGAACGAAACCCGGATTGTGGGAATCATTCTTGCGTTTGTTTCGCGAAAACACCATAAGTCCTGCGCGACTAGTTATAGCTCCTGCTGAAGAAAATGCATTTAATGAGAaggtcgccgccgtcgcagcAGCTCTTATGGCGGCGCAGGGGAGTCGGACGCAGCCAACGGGTGACAACGAAGAAGTGAATGATACTTGGTTCGCTGAATCCTGCAAGATGCTCTACCCTAATGTGGATGAGCGCGTGATTAAAACGTTTTCAACACTGAGGCATATTGAGGCACCAGCCATCGTCACACTACTGG GGTCACTGGCAGCACAGGAGGCGATTAAGGGGTTGACTTCCATGTTTACACCCGCAGACGTAATAGTGGTAGACAGAAGCGATATATTTCCCAAAAATGGGGTGGGTATATCTATTGGGGATGCGAAGGCACACATACAACTACCCAACAAGTGCGGATATTTATTAGTAGGGGCAGGGGCACTTGGGTGTGAATATCTCAAAATGCTAGCCCGTATGGGTGTGGAGCATGTAACTGTCCTGGACGACGATGTGGTAGATGTTTCCAATCTGACACGGCAAAACCTTTTCACACTGGCGGATGTCGGAAGCAACAAAGCTGAGGCAGCTGTAAAGAATCTGCAACGTATCACGAACCGTAGTCTTCCAAATTACACCCCAAAGGGCATCGCATTCACAGAGAAATTCCGAATGGCATCGAACTCCTCAGTCAAAAACACAATTTTCTTGTCCGCAGTGGATAATATACATGCAAGGTTGCTTATGGATAACTATGCCGTGGAGAATTCGCACATTTTTGTAGAGGCTGGGATACATGGCATGCAGTGCAGCACGTTCATATCCGTGCCATATTTTACTGAAACGTATAGCTCAACTGTTGGGTCGGAAGCCTCCTTAGACGCCGGTGCCAGCTGCTCCGTAAAAGGGGTACCTAAGACCATAGAGGATGCTGTGTTCTACGCTATTGAGCTATATTCGTGGCTATTTAAAGAGCAGCATGATGTATTTTACAAATTCTACATCAACCCCCTGGGTACCATCAGATCTGCTTTGCAGTTGGGAGAAAAGCACTTCGTAAACGTCATCGAATCGATAGTGGGCAATTCCCAACTTCTATCATCCACAATAACACCTCATGAGTGGGCTTCAAAAGCGTATGCGGCGCATTTCAAGTTGGATCTTCCCCTAAAGAAGATGTTAATCGATGCCATGGCCAACGTTAAAAGGCGTGCCATGCGTTCTGTGAGGTTATGCCCACGTAGACAGCTTGATTACCCAAATACACTTATGAAAAGCGCAGTAAGCATCATCGAATCTCACTTTAAGGCGATGAAAATACCGATAAATGACCGAAAATTCATCATGTGCGTTGATGCTGTAAAAAGGCTTTTTGCTGATGTCGGCGTGACTAAATTGTTGCGCCAGGAAGGCAAACTGGAGTTGCAGCCATTATCATTCAACGAAAATGATGGAAGTGATCGCATGTACCTCTTCGCAGCCAGCAATATGCGAGCGTACAATTTTGGTATTGGCCAAAAGGACATGTCCACTATTGTAAAAATGGCTAAGCGTATTGTACCTGCGATTTCCACAACTGTTGGCATAGCTGCATCTATGGCTATGCTAGAAGTTTATAAGGCTATTCCTTTAATCGATGACGTGCCGGTGAAGGACGGGCAAGTTCCGTGGGGCATGTTAAGCAAAGAGACTATTAAGGAAAGCAATATATCATATGCGAAGTCAGACGGTCATCTTTGGTTTGCCGTTGATCACAACAGCTCTGGCCTTTTGGCCTTATCCAAAATAGTAGCGTCTTTGAGGTTAGTTGATTACCAGCGAAACAAGAATATACAACACGGGCTTCGTAATCATTTTTTCAATCTCAGCATAATGAAGTACATAGCAAACCATGCAAACTTTCCCGAGTTGAGCGAAGTCAGCAGTGAAATGGCGCTGCTTAAGGGTGTGGTATTTTCTGCGTGGGACTACATCACCATTCAAAAGATGGCAGTCGCGCCAACTCTAACTAACGCGATTCGACTACCAATTGAGGAGAAAGAGCATCGGAAATTAACACTTGGTGACTTGGTGTTTCTCGTTGAGAAATTGTTTGATGCGAAGTCGGATGCAGTTTACGGCTTCGGCACTTTTGTCACGTTGTCAGAAGGAAATCTACATGAATCAGTTCAAGATGTATTTCATATTCGTGACGCATCTGTGTTACGAGTGATAGCGAGAGACAGTAAGACTCAGCAACCGACAGATCTCCCTCACATAATATATAGACCTTGA
- a CDS encoding DEAD/DEAH box helicase family protein, putative: MGQDKVKRDVQEQEASSWVLEDVNSKPLQLVAEVKPRKKLHVHKEAKVSNTDEEKLVVHDAKVVGKTFKELGVPEWLIDLAASLRITTPTKIQELCLPAALKGDNVIGCAQTGTGKTICFCWPILIALSKDPYGVFGLVLTGSRELAFQIGDQFNIFGVQMNIKICVCVGGVDIVQQSLELEARPHVVIATPGRLAEQVDVKERNIAKVFAKVKYLVFDEADILLHQSFEAPLQKVISCLPSTKEGRITYLFSATITKAIRALCDSFKGVQFHFFDVTKGQEASFRDLELKQHYLFLPQHVHLPYLVHILQTQLLENETDQGIIFTATKRRCQLVAVALDLLDFKATCIHSLMKQRKRNACLAKFRTGVSKILVATDLVARGIDIQAVSFVVNLDFPGTTEDYIHRVGRTARSGKSGVAISFIDEDDVEKLKKVEEDAKVTLTKLEVDDSQAVKLLNKVSIATQRARVYLQENNYLQDK, encoded by the coding sequence ATGGGACAAGACAAGGTCAAACGTGACGTCCAAGAGCAGGAAGCGTCAAGCTGGGTTCTGGAAGATGTCAACAGCAAACCGTTGCAACTTGTAGCCGAGGTCAAGCCACGCAAGAAACTACATGTACACAAAGAAGCAAAGGTGTCTAACACCGACGAGGAAAAGCTGGTTGTACATGATGCGAAGGTTGTTGGCAAGACTTTCAAGGAACTTGGGGTTCCGGAGTGGCTTATAGATTTGGCAGCCAGCCTCAGAATCACCACGCCGACCAAAATCCAAGAGCTGTGCTTACCAGCGGCGCTCAAGGGCGATAACGTTATAGGCTGTGCGCAGACCGGAACGGGTAAAACAATATGCTTCTGTTGGCCCATACTTATCGCACTATCCAAAGATCCCTACGGGGTATTCGGCCTCGTACTCACAGGATCAAGGGAGCTCGCATTCCAGATCGGAGACCAGTTCAACATATTTGGGGTTCAGATGAACATCAAGATATGCGTGTGCGTGGGAGGTGTGGACATCGTGCAGCAGTCGCTGGAACTCGAAGCGCGGCCGCACGTCGTCATAGCCACTCCAGGCAGGTTGGCCGAGCAGGTGGACGTGAAGGAACGCAATATCGCAAAAGTATTTGCAAAGGTCAAGTACTTAGTGTTTGACGAGGCAGATATACTGCTGCACCAGTCATTCGAGGCACCTTTGCAAAAGGTCATCAGCTGCCTCCCCTCGACCAAGGAAGGGAGGATTACGTATCTCTTCTCAGCCACCATAACAAAGGCTATACGAGCGCTATGTGACTCATTCAAGGGTGTTCAGTTTCACTTCTTCGACGTCACAAAGGGTCAGGAGGCTTCGTTCCGGGATCTGGAACTCAAACAACACTACCTCTTCCTACCGCAGCATGTACACCTGCCGTACCTCGTGCACATCCTTCAGACGCAACTGCTGGAAAACGAAACGGACCAGGGGATCATATTCACAGCTACCAAACGGCGATGCCAACTTGTGGCGGTAGCTCTGGATCTCTTGGATTTCAAGGCCACGTGTATACACTCGCTCATGAAACAACGGAAGAGAAACGCCTGCCTCGCAAAGTTCAGAACTGGTGTCTCCAAAATCCTAGTTGCCACAGACCTGGTTGCGAGAGGTATTGACATCCAGGCGGTCTCGTTTGTCGTCAATCTCGACTTCCCGGGAACCACGGAGGATTACATACACAGGGTCGGGAGAACGGCAAGATCAGGGAAGAGCGGCGTGGCAATTTCGTTTATAGACGAAGATGATGTGGAGAAGCTAAAGAAAGTGGAAGAGGATGCAAAAGTCACGCTCACAAAGCTGGAGGTCGACGACAGCCAAGCAGTGAAACTGCTAAACAAGGTCTCAATAGCCACACAACGAGCCAGAGTGTACCTGCAAGAAAATAACTATTTGCAGGACAAATAG
- a CDS encoding translation initiation factor eIF-6 family protein, putative → MAIRTQYENSNEVGVFATLTNSYALVTLGSSCNFASVFEAELLPQIPVVHTTIGGTRVVGSVSVGNRKGLLVSSICTDTELRHLRNSLPDAVEIRRIDDRLSALGNVITCNDYVGLIHVDMDKETEEIVEDVLGIEVFRSSIAGNALIGSYCRFQNKGGLVHVKTTTDEMEELSQLLQIPLTSGTINRGSDVIGGGLIANDWVAFCGMSTTATEIATVERIFQLSRPTELDSSVTDSHTLRNALIDTLI, encoded by the exons ATGGCGATAA GGACTCAGTACGAGAACAGTAACGAAGTTGGTGTGTTTGCCACACTTACTAACTCCTACGCGCTTGTGACGTTGGGTAGTTCGTGCAATTTCGCAAGCGTGTTCGAGGCGGAGCTTTTGCCGCAGATCCCGGTGGTCCACACGACCATAGGCGGCACCCGTGTCGTCGGGAGTGTTTCAGTTG GAAACCGCAAGGGTCTCCTTGTCTCGAGCATTTGCACCGACACCGAGctgcgccacctgcgcaatTCGCTGCCAGATGCGGTAGAAATTCGGCGCATAGACGACCGCCTGTCGGCCCTAGGGAACGTGATTACGTGCAACGACTATGTGGGTCTCATCCACGTGGACATGGACAAGGAGACCGAGGAGATCGTGGAGGACGTGCTGGGAATCGAGGTGTTCCGCAGTTCTATCGCAGGGAACGCGCTGATCGGGAGTTATTGCCGTTTCCAGAACAAGGGAGGTCTGGTTCACGTGAAGACCACCACCGACGAGATGGAGGAGCTGTCGCAGCTGCTTCAGATTCCCCTGACCTCCGGGACGATAAACCGGGGTTCGGACGTGATTGGCGGAG GACTGATTGCAAACGACTGGGTAGCGTTTTGTGGAATGTCTACAACTGCCACGGAGATTGCGACGGTGGAGCGCATTTTCCAGCTGTCGCGTCCAACGGAGCTGGACTCTTCGGTCACCGACTCACACACGCTACGCAA